From Dreissena polymorpha isolate Duluth1 chromosome 15, UMN_Dpol_1.0, whole genome shotgun sequence, a single genomic window includes:
- the LOC127859343 gene encoding myosin-2 essential light chain-like, whose product MAQMSEDQMGDILEVFNLFDNKGDGKISASQLGDCLRSLGQNPTESEIRKCGYATNPDARISFEVFLPIFQTINRSREQHSAEDFTEGFKMFDKEQNGFITSAELRHILTCLGDKLTDEECDQLFQGMEDAQGNINYEEFVKSVMSG is encoded by the exons ATG GCACAAATGAGTGAAGATCAGATGGGTG ataTCTTGGAGGTTTTTAACCTTTTTGACAACAAAGGGGATGGCAAGATCAGTGCAAGTCAGCTGGGTGACTGTCTTCGATCCCTCGGTCAGAACCCGACAGAGTCAGAGATCAGGAAGTGTGGCTATGCAACTAACCCAG ATGCAAGAATCTCATTCGAAGTGTTCCTGCCCATTTTCCAAACCATCAACCGCAGTCGTGAGCAACACAGTGCTGAAGACTTCACTGAAGGATTCAAGATGTTTGACAAGGAACAGAATGGTTTCATCACCTCGGCTGAGCTGAGACATATACTTACATGCTTAG GTGATAAACTGACAGATGAGGAATGTGACCAGCTATTTCAAGGGATGGAGGATGCACAGGGCAATATCAATTATGAAG AGTTTGTCAAGAGCGTGATGTCTGGTTGA